The Myxococcus fulvus genome has a window encoding:
- a CDS encoding DUF4126 domain-containing protein, whose product MLTYALVSQAIGLSGASGTRAGGSLLLLALAAHAQYLTLPPELTWLATPQALGAMVALLAFEMYTQRDSDLRMVLGLAQFALSAGSGATVALASVGVGTEGLPPWAVGAVGAFVAVSTLSLRQWLHTRVDHLETEVLRPRKWLLRIEDCFGLGLAAVAILWAPLALVLVLLFTAACAVAGWLAYRLEARGRRPCPAGCGARIRQEASRCPKCHADVPIARRLDLRLAGRMRDALQSALGSGTSGVSRADPSVRRGGGKLPSRLG is encoded by the coding sequence ATGCTCACGTACGCCCTCGTCTCGCAGGCCATCGGCCTGAGCGGTGCTTCGGGGACTCGCGCGGGAGGCAGCCTGCTGCTGCTCGCGCTGGCCGCGCATGCGCAGTACCTCACGCTGCCGCCCGAGCTGACGTGGCTCGCCACGCCGCAGGCGCTCGGGGCCATGGTCGCGCTGCTCGCGTTCGAGATGTACACGCAGCGCGACAGCGACCTGCGCATGGTGCTCGGCCTCGCGCAGTTCGCGTTGAGCGCGGGCAGCGGCGCCACGGTGGCGCTCGCCTCCGTGGGCGTGGGCACCGAGGGGCTCCCTCCCTGGGCCGTGGGCGCCGTGGGCGCCTTCGTCGCCGTGTCCACCCTGTCCCTGCGCCAGTGGCTGCACACCCGCGTGGACCACCTTGAAACCGAGGTCCTGCGTCCGCGGAAGTGGCTCCTGCGCATCGAGGACTGCTTCGGCCTGGGACTCGCGGCGGTCGCCATCCTCTGGGCCCCACTCGCCTTGGTGCTCGTCCTCCTGTTCACCGCGGCCTGCGCCGTGGCGGGATGGCTCGCGTACCGGCTGGAGGCACGTGGCCGGCGCCCCTGCCCCGCCGGCTGTGGCGCTCGCATCCGACAGGAGGCCTCTCGCTGTCCGAAGTGTCACGCGGATGTGCCCATCGCCCGCAGGTTGGACCTGCGGCTCGCGGGCCGGATGCGGGACGCGCTCCAGAGCGCGCTGGGCTCCGGGACTTCCGGTGTTTCCCGCGCGGACCCGAGCGTCCGGCGCGGCGGCGGCAAGCTCCCCTCCCGTCTGGGGTGA
- a CDS encoding 4Fe-4S single cluster domain-containing protein, whose amino-acid sequence MSSSPDTSSTGPVLRVAQQVPRTEAEGPGRRFALWVQGCPLRCPGCCNPEMFAMERGTVVTVEAMAARVLATPGIEGLTILGGEPFSQADAAAELCERVRAGGLSTLVFTGYTLAELKAQGRPGVERLLASLDLLVDGRYEKDQPETGRRWIGSRNQVMHFLTPRYAPEDPTFTAPNTAEVHLIEGRIIVNGWPDLADRLRP is encoded by the coding sequence ATGTCCTCGAGCCCGGACACGTCTTCAACCGGCCCGGTGCTCCGGGTCGCCCAGCAGGTTCCTCGCACCGAGGCGGAGGGCCCCGGGCGCCGCTTCGCGCTCTGGGTCCAGGGCTGTCCGCTGCGCTGCCCCGGCTGCTGCAATCCGGAGATGTTCGCGATGGAGCGCGGCACCGTCGTGACGGTGGAAGCCATGGCGGCCCGGGTGCTCGCGACGCCCGGCATCGAGGGCCTCACCATCCTGGGCGGAGAGCCCTTCTCCCAAGCGGACGCCGCAGCGGAGCTGTGTGAGCGCGTGCGCGCGGGCGGGCTCAGCACCCTCGTCTTCACCGGCTACACGCTGGCCGAGCTGAAGGCGCAGGGCCGCCCCGGAGTCGAGCGCCTGCTCGCCTCGCTGGACCTGCTGGTGGATGGGCGCTACGAGAAGGACCAGCCGGAGACGGGCCGGCGGTGGATCGGCTCTCGCAACCAGGTCATGCACTTCCTCACCCCGCGCTACGCCCCGGAGGACCCGACGTTCACCGCGCCGAACACGGCCGAGGTCCACCTCATCGAGGGGCGCATCATCGTCAACGGCTGGCCCGACCTCGCGGACCGACTGCGCCCATGA
- a CDS encoding sigma 54-interacting transcriptional regulator — translation MTRPVSAYAPRSERKPLYVKVVTQPALPGCWAVNISETGIGLIATPRGPQEGPCEGESVELSFSLPDSGEHIRARGDVRWRHETGGPVTALGVFFHAFEDSDGVKLARYLATARLHVVVAFASDEEAQDVRAALEGQAVPHFASSAEEAQALLARGDAAALLVCGRDEERALSLVAGLGTPAEDVDLSSAGPPSDLTSRIIYCAPAAPERLVALFNAGLVFRALGASPPPEAVLQAVLQAGRERGVRTEQWRMALELERNLLRERALSQALPSVPGGRGEEEVGLRSAAMQRVMEMVRLVAPHRVAVLLQGETGTGKEVLSRIVHRLSGRGEAPLVIQDCGALTETLLESELFGHVKGAFTGAVADHPGLFVLANGGTIFLDEIENTTPNLQAKLLRVLETGDVRPVGGTQVRHVDVRVLAASNKDLGEEVREGRFRADLFYRLNSFTIDIPPLRERPEDIPELARYFLGLFNRTLRRSASGMSQDVEDMLRAYPWPGNVRELRNVLERAVLLSRPGEVVSRRLLPPSLVSASPPRNELAGDGSLRARLERVERELIREALERHGGVLRRAAMALGMDPVTLGRRARRHGLWKQD, via the coding sequence ATGACGCGGCCTGTGTCCGCCTACGCCCCTCGAAGCGAACGCAAGCCGTTGTACGTGAAGGTGGTGACGCAGCCCGCGCTCCCTGGGTGCTGGGCCGTCAACATCAGCGAGACCGGCATCGGCCTCATCGCCACGCCACGCGGCCCGCAGGAAGGCCCGTGCGAGGGCGAGTCCGTCGAGCTGTCCTTCTCCCTGCCGGACTCGGGCGAGCACATCCGCGCCCGGGGCGACGTGCGCTGGCGGCACGAGACGGGCGGCCCGGTGACGGCGCTCGGCGTCTTCTTCCACGCCTTCGAGGACTCGGATGGGGTGAAGCTGGCGCGCTATCTGGCCACCGCGCGGCTCCACGTGGTGGTGGCCTTCGCCAGCGACGAGGAGGCCCAGGATGTGCGGGCCGCGCTCGAGGGCCAGGCGGTGCCGCACTTCGCGTCGAGCGCCGAGGAGGCCCAGGCGCTCCTGGCCCGCGGCGACGCGGCGGCGCTGCTGGTCTGCGGCCGCGACGAGGAGCGCGCGCTGTCGTTGGTCGCGGGGCTGGGCACGCCGGCCGAGGACGTGGACCTGTCCTCCGCGGGGCCGCCGTCCGACCTGACCTCGCGCATCATCTACTGCGCGCCCGCCGCGCCCGAGCGACTGGTGGCCCTGTTCAACGCGGGCCTGGTCTTCCGCGCGCTCGGTGCGTCACCTCCTCCCGAGGCCGTGCTCCAGGCCGTGCTCCAGGCCGGCCGCGAGCGGGGCGTGCGCACCGAGCAGTGGCGCATGGCGCTGGAGCTCGAGCGCAACCTCTTGCGCGAGCGCGCGCTGTCACAGGCCCTGCCCTCGGTGCCGGGCGGACGGGGTGAGGAGGAGGTGGGCCTTCGCAGCGCCGCCATGCAGCGGGTGATGGAGATGGTGCGCCTGGTCGCCCCGCACCGCGTGGCGGTCCTGCTGCAGGGCGAGACGGGCACGGGCAAGGAGGTGCTCTCGCGCATCGTCCACCGCCTCAGCGGGCGAGGCGAGGCGCCGCTGGTCATCCAGGACTGCGGCGCGCTCACGGAGACGCTGCTGGAGAGCGAGCTGTTCGGCCACGTGAAAGGCGCCTTCACCGGCGCGGTGGCGGACCACCCGGGCCTGTTCGTCCTCGCCAACGGCGGCACCATCTTCCTGGACGAAATCGAGAACACCACCCCCAACCTGCAGGCGAAGCTCCTGCGCGTGTTGGAGACGGGCGACGTGCGTCCGGTGGGCGGCACCCAGGTGCGCCACGTGGACGTGCGCGTGCTGGCCGCGAGCAACAAGGACCTGGGCGAGGAGGTGCGCGAGGGGCGCTTCCGCGCGGACCTCTTCTACCGGCTCAACAGCTTCACCATCGACATCCCGCCCTTGCGCGAGCGGCCCGAGGACATCCCGGAGCTGGCGCGCTACTTCCTGGGCCTGTTCAACCGCACCCTGCGCCGCTCGGCCAGCGGCATGTCCCAGGACGTGGAGGACATGCTGCGCGCCTACCCGTGGCCGGGCAACGTGCGCGAGCTGCGCAACGTGCTGGAGCGTGCGGTGCTGCTGTCGCGGCCGGGGGAGGTGGTGTCGCGCCGGCTCTTGCCGCCGAGCCTGGTCTCCGCGTCACCGCCTCGCAACGAGCTGGCGGGAGACGGCTCCTTGCGCGCGCGACTGGAGCGGGTGGAGCGCGAGCTCATCCGCGAGGCGCTCGAGCGCCACGGCGGGGTGCTCCGCCGCGCGGCCATGGCGCTGGGCATGGACCCGGTGACGCTGGGTCGCCGGGCCCGGCGCCACGGCCTGTGGAAACAGGACTGA
- a CDS encoding GNAT family N-acetyltransferase, giving the protein MRFPPVSLSLKDGRPCLIREATPEDGPALFALERAVVQAREGLVKLPDELPADAAAFTARREAAGLHRQDGTAFPLVATAPGGALLGEASFLRPSYRMLRHGGVLGIGVHPDAQGLGVGRALMHHLLAWLRAHRDTNGDRVHRVELQVRGDNPRAQALYRSFGFVLEGTRRDFLRTEEGAWVDDLLMGLLLHPERP; this is encoded by the coding sequence ATGCGCTTCCCGCCCGTGTCGCTGTCGCTGAAGGATGGTCGCCCCTGTCTCATCCGGGAGGCGACGCCCGAGGATGGACCCGCGTTGTTCGCGCTGGAGCGCGCCGTCGTCCAGGCTCGCGAGGGGCTGGTGAAGCTCCCGGACGAGCTGCCCGCGGACGCGGCCGCCTTCACCGCCCGACGCGAGGCCGCGGGGCTCCACCGTCAGGACGGCACCGCGTTCCCCCTCGTCGCCACCGCCCCCGGAGGCGCGCTGTTGGGCGAGGCCTCCTTCCTGCGGCCGAGCTACCGGATGCTCCGCCACGGCGGCGTGCTCGGCATCGGCGTCCACCCCGACGCCCAGGGCCTGGGAGTAGGGCGCGCGCTGATGCACCACCTGCTCGCGTGGCTGCGCGCCCATCGCGACACCAACGGCGACAGGGTCCACCGCGTGGAGCTCCAGGTCCGGGGCGACAACCCCCGCGCCCAGGCCCTCTATCGCTCCTTCGGCTTCGTCCTCGAGGGCACCCGCCGCGACTTCCTCCGCACCGAGGAGGGCGCCTGGGTCGACGACCTCCTCATGGGCCTGCTGCTCCACCCCGAGCGGCCCTGA
- a CDS encoding ThiF family adenylyltransferase: MVEPRFERNLGVVSAEVMARLARTHVLVAGVGGAGGQCAVDLARLGVGCLTLADFDTYEVHNMNRQVGCFESTLGAAKVDVVGRMCLDIHPDLRLRRVHEGITEDNVTDVLGGTQVLPPVDYVVEVIDIAGARAKQALHKACRERGVPAMTGLMLGFGAALHVFQPDAPLYEELYILPDGRVDLPAIIPHLGDYLHQAAMEACFAGKGPAPTCVVGATTAAGMMVSELMRGVMLGAHTMVSWPEYLYVDLFDHRYVKARARPRTEEPARQPA; this comes from the coding sequence ATGGTGGAGCCCCGTTTCGAGCGCAATCTGGGAGTGGTGAGCGCCGAGGTGATGGCGCGTCTGGCCCGCACGCATGTCCTCGTCGCCGGGGTGGGAGGGGCCGGAGGCCAGTGCGCGGTGGACCTGGCGAGGCTGGGCGTGGGGTGCCTGACGCTCGCCGACTTCGACACCTACGAGGTCCACAACATGAACCGGCAGGTGGGGTGCTTCGAGAGCACGCTCGGCGCGGCCAAGGTGGACGTGGTGGGGCGCATGTGCCTGGACATCCACCCGGACCTGCGCCTGCGGCGGGTCCACGAGGGCATCACCGAGGACAACGTCACCGACGTGCTGGGGGGCACCCAGGTGCTGCCGCCGGTGGACTATGTGGTGGAGGTCATCGACATCGCGGGCGCGCGCGCGAAGCAGGCCCTCCACAAGGCGTGCCGCGAGCGCGGCGTCCCGGCGATGACGGGGTTGATGCTGGGGTTCGGGGCGGCGTTGCATGTCTTCCAACCGGATGCCCCGCTGTACGAGGAGCTGTACATCCTTCCGGATGGCCGCGTGGACCTGCCGGCCATCATCCCGCATCTGGGCGACTACCTGCATCAGGCCGCCATGGAGGCGTGCTTCGCGGGCAAGGGCCCCGCGCCCACCTGCGTCGTGGGGGCCACCACCGCGGCGGGGATGATGGTGAGCGAGCTGATGCGGGGGGTGATGCTCGGCGCCCACACCATGGTGTCGTGGCCGGAGTACCTCTACGTGGACCTCTTCGACCACCGCTACGTCAAGGCCCGCGCGCGGCCCCGGACAGAGGAGCCCGCGCGCCAGCCCGCGTGA